Proteins encoded by one window of Pseudonocardia sp. HH130629-09:
- a CDS encoding 3-oxoacyl-[acyl-carrier-protein] synthase III C-terminal domain-containing protein — MLWSDVNIAGSGSWIPPIRPRAGARPDTPSAADANGFGSAAVATGDTAVGMAARAALKALRHAGAVGSDLSLLVHASFQDVDHYTPSPYLLRALGTTVATGMEIGAASDGGAAALVTAAEHLTARPDARAAMVTAGSRFPAERWDFVHEIGYLAGDAGGAAVLTRAPGRARLVATAHAAVPRLEEMSRAAAGVAGGATGRRMAVEETGLAPHVTSLQEATRSCVEQVLDEAGLGPADVAHIAVVAIGSAVLDVLLSGPPLHARAADTSWTFGRHVAHAGPCDLLLALDRLLRGGTVVPGDRVLVVSFGLGFRWTVAVLEITAPVPGRTAA; from the coding sequence GTGCTCTGGTCCGACGTGAACATCGCGGGCAGCGGGTCGTGGATCCCGCCCATCCGGCCGCGGGCAGGTGCCCGGCCGGACACCCCCTCGGCGGCCGACGCCAACGGGTTCGGCTCCGCCGCCGTGGCCACGGGCGACACAGCCGTCGGGATGGCGGCACGCGCGGCGCTGAAGGCCCTGCGGCACGCCGGCGCCGTCGGCTCCGACCTGAGCCTGCTCGTGCACGCGAGCTTCCAGGACGTCGACCACTACACCCCCTCGCCCTACCTGCTGCGTGCCCTGGGCACCACGGTGGCGACGGGGATGGAGATCGGCGCCGCGAGTGACGGCGGTGCAGCCGCGCTGGTCACGGCGGCCGAGCACCTCACCGCACGTCCGGACGCACGGGCGGCGATGGTCACCGCGGGGTCCCGCTTCCCCGCCGAACGCTGGGACTTCGTCCACGAGATCGGCTACCTCGCCGGTGACGCGGGCGGGGCCGCGGTGCTCACCCGCGCGCCGGGCCGGGCCCGGCTGGTGGCGACCGCACACGCCGCGGTGCCCCGTCTGGAGGAGATGAGCAGGGCCGCGGCCGGCGTGGCGGGCGGGGCGACGGGCCGGCGCATGGCGGTCGAGGAGACGGGGCTCGCCCCGCACGTCACCTCCCTGCAGGAGGCCACGCGCTCCTGCGTCGAGCAGGTGCTGGACGAGGCCGGTCTCGGACCGGCGGACGTCGCGCACATCGCCGTCGTCGCGATCGGGTCGGCGGTGCTGGACGTCCTGCTGTCGGGGCCACCGTTGCACGCCCGTGCGGCCGACACGAGCTGGACGTTCGGACGCCACGTCGCCCATGCCGGACCGTGCGACCTGCTGCTGGCCCTCGACCGGCTGCTCCGCGGCGGGACGGTCGTGCCCGGCGACCGCGTGCTCGTGGTGAGCTTCGGGCTCGGGTTCCGCTGGACCGTCGCGGTCCTGGAGATCACCGCGCCCGTCCCCGGACGGACCGCGGCATGA
- a CDS encoding cytochrome P450, translating into MTAPIPEFPLPRAAGCPFDPPPELLGLHARGPVGRVRIWDGSTPWFVTGHALQRELLSDPRVSADPTHDGYPHVTAGIKARHADARSFITMDDPEHRRLRRMLTSPFAVRRVEALRPTIRRIVDERIDAILDGPRPVDLVTAFALPVPTMVICELLGVPYADHEFFQRSSHVLIHRYSTVDQVLAAQRGLVGYLEDLIARRLTDPAEDILSRMAARHVATGELTSSELASMLLLILVAGHETTANMIALGTLALLGHPEQLAALRTTEDPALVVGATEELLRYLPIVHSARRRVALADIELPDGTTVRAGDGIVLPNDVGNRDPEAFPDAERLDIRRDARHHVAFGFGPHQCLGQPLVRVELQVVYGTLYRRIPTLRLAVEASEVRFKHDGLIYGVHDLPVTW; encoded by the coding sequence ATGACCGCCCCGATCCCCGAGTTCCCCCTGCCGCGTGCGGCCGGCTGCCCGTTCGACCCGCCGCCGGAGCTGCTCGGACTGCATGCGCGCGGACCGGTCGGCCGGGTCCGCATCTGGGACGGCAGCACGCCGTGGTTCGTCACCGGACACGCGCTGCAGCGCGAGCTGCTCAGCGACCCGCGGGTCAGCGCCGACCCCACCCACGACGGCTATCCGCACGTCACGGCAGGGATCAAGGCACGCCACGCCGACGCGCGCTCCTTCATCACCATGGACGATCCGGAGCACCGGCGGCTGCGCCGGATGCTGACAAGCCCGTTCGCCGTACGGCGGGTCGAGGCCCTCCGGCCCACGATCCGGCGGATCGTCGACGAGCGGATCGACGCGATCCTCGACGGACCGCGTCCCGTCGACCTCGTCACGGCCTTCGCACTGCCCGTGCCGACGATGGTGATCTGCGAGTTGCTCGGGGTGCCCTACGCCGACCACGAGTTCTTCCAGCGGTCGAGCCACGTGCTCATCCACCGGTACTCGACGGTGGATCAGGTGCTCGCGGCGCAGCGCGGGCTGGTGGGGTACCTGGAGGACCTGATCGCGCGGCGGCTCACCGACCCGGCCGAGGACATCCTGTCGCGGATGGCGGCCCGGCACGTCGCCACTGGGGAGCTGACCTCGTCCGAGCTGGCGTCGATGCTCCTGCTGATCCTCGTCGCCGGTCACGAGACCACGGCCAACATGATCGCGCTGGGCACGCTCGCGCTGCTCGGCCACCCCGAGCAGCTCGCGGCGTTGCGCACCACCGAGGACCCCGCGCTGGTGGTGGGCGCGACCGAGGAGCTCCTGCGGTACCTGCCCATCGTGCACTCCGCGCGGCGCCGGGTGGCGCTGGCCGACATCGAGCTCCCCGACGGGACCACGGTCCGCGCCGGCGACGGCATCGTGCTGCCCAACGACGTCGGCAACCGCGACCCCGAGGCCTTCCCCGACGCCGAGCGGCTCGACATCCGCCGCGACGCCCGGCACCACGTCGCGTTCGGCTTCGGCCCGCACCAGTGCCTGGGGCAGCCGCTCGTGCGGGTCGAGCTGCAGGTCGTCTACGGCACGCTCTACCGCCGCATCCCCACCCTGCGCCTCGCCGTCGAGGCGTCCGAGGTGCGGTTCAAGCACGACGGCCTGATCTACGGCGTCCACGACCTGCCCGTCACGTGGTGA
- a CDS encoding cytochrome P450 has translation MLGHAVPLLRDALAFTSSLPALGPLARIRLGPFSVVMACDPDVTRKVLLDDRTYDKEGPVIERIREVAGNGLSTCPHSSHRRQRRLCQPSFQNDRFPGYAEVFAATAEASSSAWHTGQHLDVTREMMTLTARATMETIFSGELPADVVDRSIDDTTTLVRGVFRRMLTPPLLSRLPIPFNRRFDEARARLLDVVATIVANRRADPTDHGDLMSSLLGAVDDGATLTDSELADQVLTFFIGGTETAANTLAWALHLLATHPDVQEQVTAEARAADGVRPPPLDGVTGRVLTETLRLFPPAWLFTRTLTADTELGGVELPRGTVVAVSPYLIQRRGDLYRDPDRFDPGRWVDRAPDRSAYLPFGAGARKCIGDRFALTEMVTALHAVLRRWRVEPLSPEPFRPSAEATITARGLTLRVVARAAAPAVGEPSAGAGCQA, from the coding sequence GTGCTGGGCCACGCGGTGCCGCTGCTGCGGGACGCGCTCGCGTTCACCTCGTCGCTGCCCGCGCTCGGGCCGCTGGCGCGGATCCGTCTGGGCCCCTTCTCGGTCGTGATGGCCTGCGACCCGGACGTGACCCGCAAGGTCCTGCTCGACGACCGCACCTACGACAAGGAGGGCCCGGTGATCGAGCGGATCCGCGAGGTCGCCGGCAACGGCCTGTCGACCTGCCCGCACAGCAGCCACCGCCGGCAGCGGCGGTTGTGCCAGCCCTCGTTCCAGAACGACCGGTTCCCCGGCTACGCCGAGGTGTTCGCCGCGACGGCCGAGGCGAGCAGCAGCGCGTGGCACACCGGGCAGCACCTCGACGTCACCCGCGAGATGATGACTCTCACCGCCCGCGCGACCATGGAGACGATCTTCAGTGGTGAGCTGCCCGCGGATGTGGTCGACCGGAGCATCGACGACACGACGACGCTCGTACGGGGTGTGTTCCGGCGGATGCTCACGCCGCCGCTGCTGAGCCGGCTGCCCATCCCGTTCAACCGCCGGTTCGACGAGGCCCGCGCGCGGCTCCTCGACGTCGTCGCGACGATCGTGGCGAACCGCCGCGCCGACCCCACCGATCACGGCGACCTCATGTCCTCGCTGCTGGGGGCGGTGGACGACGGCGCGACCCTCACCGATTCCGAGCTGGCCGACCAGGTGCTCACGTTCTTCATCGGCGGCACCGAGACCGCCGCGAACACGCTCGCGTGGGCGCTGCACCTGCTGGCCACCCACCCCGACGTGCAGGAGCAGGTCACGGCGGAGGCACGGGCAGCGGACGGAGTCCGGCCGCCGCCGCTCGACGGTGTCACCGGCCGGGTCCTCACCGAGACCCTGCGGCTGTTCCCGCCCGCGTGGCTGTTCACCCGCACCCTGACCGCGGACACCGAGCTGGGCGGGGTCGAGCTGCCGCGCGGGACCGTGGTGGCCGTCAGCCCGTACCTGATCCAGCGCCGCGGTGACCTCTACCGCGACCCCGATCGGTTCGATCCCGGCCGGTGGGTCGACCGGGCTCCCGACCGCAGTGCCTACCTCCCCTTCGGCGCCGGCGCCCGCAAGTGCATCGGCGACCGCTTCGCACTGACCGAGATGGTCACCGCGCTGCACGCGGTCCTCCGGCGCTGGCGCGTCGAGCCGCTCTCACCGGAGCCGTTCCGGCCTTCGGCGGAGGCCACCATCACCGCACGCGGCCTGACCCTGCGGGTCGTGGCACGGGCCGCCGCACCGGCGGTCGGCGAGCCCTCGGCAGGGGCCGGGTGCCAGGCATGA
- a CDS encoding class I SAM-dependent methyltransferase, which translates to MTAGYGAGHLDHDEPLELRRLRAHEEFADAGSRRALDGLDPMPGWRCLELGGGTGSVGRWLARRCAPGEVVVTDLDTTLLPTDVGNLTPLRHDVLHDDFPAASFDLVHARALLEHLPDRAAALARMVGWTAPGGWVCVDATLRITPPGGSRTAFHRCLEGLSRLASGRMGADIGWATGLPLMLAEAGLVEVGVLCTPGVVGSTGNATSLVRVSLEQFGPLLREHDLVSDDDISDCLALLDDPGHADLPFLLISAWGRRPRP; encoded by the coding sequence ATGACGGCGGGCTACGGAGCGGGTCACCTCGACCACGACGAGCCGCTGGAGCTGCGCAGACTCCGGGCCCACGAGGAGTTCGCCGACGCAGGTTCCCGACGGGCCCTCGACGGACTGGACCCGATGCCCGGCTGGCGGTGCCTGGAGCTCGGCGGGGGGACCGGGTCGGTGGGGCGCTGGCTGGCCCGGCGCTGTGCGCCGGGCGAGGTGGTGGTCACCGATCTCGACACCACCCTGCTCCCGACCGACGTCGGGAACCTGACGCCGTTGCGGCACGACGTCCTGCACGACGACTTCCCGGCCGCCTCGTTCGACCTCGTGCACGCCCGCGCCCTGCTGGAGCACCTGCCCGACCGGGCCGCCGCGCTGGCCAGGATGGTGGGGTGGACCGCGCCGGGCGGGTGGGTCTGCGTCGACGCCACACTCCGCATCACCCCGCCCGGCGGCAGCCGCACCGCCTTCCACCGCTGCCTGGAGGGGCTCTCCCGGCTCGCGTCCGGCCGGATGGGCGCCGACATCGGGTGGGCCACCGGCCTGCCGCTGATGCTCGCCGAAGCCGGGCTGGTGGAGGTCGGTGTGCTCTGCACCCCGGGCGTCGTGGGGTCGACCGGCAACGCCACCAGCCTCGTCCGTGTCTCGCTGGAGCAGTTCGGCCCGCTGCTGCGCGAGCACGATCTCGTCTCCGACGACGACATCTCCGACTGCCTCGCCCTGCTCGACGACCCCGGGCATGCCGACCTGCCGTTCCTGCTGATCTCCGCCTGGGGCCGGCGGCCCCGCCCGTGA
- a CDS encoding Rieske 2Fe-2S domain-containing protein has translation MSGLTRYIHDDFGPARADALTATGTGTALPYPDGWFCLAFSDELPPGGVLTRTLMGEEVVLYRTRGGVLRAVRPYCPHLGAHLGAGGAVEGENIVCPFHRFAFDTGGTCVATGYGLQPPKAALTRYDVCEVNSSVYVWRHALGEPPTWEVPALHGPRPSVFRHTTVDLAGHPQMIVENAFDFGHLTQLHGLSGLTIDADPVIGEPTCTIPVTAGGRALVPSASYELTVVGLSTLAAVARLGPLGDMYVLLHATPTAPGRLHLRLGATVALEKVPFVPDVLGRLITDPLSQLFSRLAHHITLRDAAPDFPVWNHQIYVEYPKLAPGDGPVGRYRRWARQFYSAPAGGDVPVAPPRT, from the coding sequence ATGTCCGGTCTCACCCGCTACATCCACGACGACTTCGGTCCCGCCCGCGCCGATGCGCTGACCGCGACCGGGACCGGCACCGCGCTGCCCTATCCCGACGGCTGGTTCTGCCTCGCTTTCTCCGACGAGCTCCCGCCCGGTGGCGTCCTCACCCGCACGCTGATGGGGGAGGAGGTGGTGCTCTACCGCACCCGCGGGGGAGTGCTGCGGGCCGTGCGCCCCTACTGCCCGCACCTGGGAGCACATCTGGGGGCGGGCGGCGCGGTCGAGGGCGAGAACATCGTCTGCCCGTTCCACCGGTTCGCCTTCGACACGGGCGGGACCTGCGTGGCGACCGGCTACGGGCTGCAGCCGCCGAAGGCCGCGCTGACGCGGTACGACGTGTGCGAGGTGAACAGCTCCGTCTACGTGTGGCGGCATGCGCTGGGAGAGCCGCCGACCTGGGAGGTGCCCGCCCTGCACGGCCCGCGGCCCAGCGTCTTCCGGCACACCACGGTCGACCTCGCGGGCCATCCGCAGATGATCGTCGAGAACGCGTTCGACTTCGGGCACCTCACCCAGCTGCACGGCCTGAGCGGGCTCACCATCGACGCCGATCCGGTGATCGGGGAGCCCACCTGCACGATCCCGGTGACCGCGGGCGGGCGGGCGTTGGTCCCCAGCGCGTCCTACGAGCTGACCGTCGTCGGCCTCTCGACGTTGGCGGCCGTGGCGCGGCTCGGCCCGCTCGGTGACATGTACGTCCTGCTGCACGCGACCCCCACGGCGCCGGGCAGGCTCCACCTGCGCCTGGGCGCCACCGTGGCGCTGGAGAAGGTCCCGTTCGTGCCCGACGTCCTGGGCCGGCTGATCACCGACCCGCTCTCGCAGCTGTTCAGCCGCCTGGCGCACCACATCACCCTCCGGGACGCCGCTCCCGACTTCCCGGTGTGGAACCACCAGATCTACGTCGAGTACCCGAAGCTCGCCCCCGGTGACGGGCCCGTCGGCCGCTACCGGCGGTGGGCCCGGCAGTTCTACTCCGCTCCGGCCGGCGGGGACGTTCCGGTGGCCCCGCCCCGGACCTGA
- a CDS encoding helix-turn-helix domain-containing protein, which yields MASELGAYLATRRARITPAAVGLPSAGLRRVPGLRREEVATLAGMSVDYYVRLEQGRERRPSAEVLESLSTVLQLDADERLHLFALAGATPRTATAVATDRVDPALAQLMDAWPDNPALVHNRAFDVLATNEIADALFGGWSFSRNLMEIVFCDPAARSLYVDRDAVAANTVAGFRLHHGRNPEDPRIRAVLHRLLSSGPEFEALWAAHDARGKSLERKRLRHPRVGPLTLTVQTFDVRSAPGQQLVVYHGEPGASGDALRLLGSLAATDRARG from the coding sequence ATGGCTTCGGAGCTCGGCGCGTACCTCGCCACCCGGCGCGCCCGGATCACCCCGGCCGCGGTCGGTCTGCCCTCGGCGGGGTTACGCCGGGTCCCGGGGCTGCGCCGGGAGGAGGTCGCGACGCTCGCCGGGATGAGCGTGGACTACTACGTCCGTCTGGAGCAGGGGCGCGAGCGACGCCCGTCGGCGGAGGTCCTCGAGTCGCTGTCGACGGTCCTGCAACTCGACGCCGACGAGCGCTTGCACCTGTTCGCCCTGGCGGGGGCCACACCCAGGACGGCGACAGCCGTCGCGACGGACCGGGTGGACCCGGCACTGGCGCAGCTGATGGACGCGTGGCCGGACAACCCGGCGCTGGTCCACAACCGGGCCTTCGACGTCCTGGCGACCAACGAGATCGCCGATGCCCTGTTCGGGGGCTGGTCGTTCTCGCGGAACCTCATGGAGATCGTGTTCTGCGATCCGGCCGCCCGCAGCCTCTACGTCGACCGGGACGCCGTCGCGGCGAACACCGTCGCGGGGTTCCGACTCCACCACGGCCGCAACCCGGAGGACCCGCGGATCAGGGCGGTCCTGCACCGGCTGCTCTCGAGCGGCCCGGAGTTCGAGGCGCTGTGGGCGGCGCACGACGCGCGGGGCAAGTCGCTGGAGCGCAAGCGCCTCCGGCATCCCCGGGTGGGGCCGCTGACCCTGACCGTGCAGACCTTCGACGTCCGCTCAGCCCCCGGCCAGCAGCTCGTCGTCTACCACGGTGAGCCGGGCGCCTCCGGCGACGCCCTGCGGCTGCTCGGCTCGCTGGCCGCCACGGACCGGGCACGGGGCTGA
- a CDS encoding SDR family oxidoreductase — MTTQKIILVTGASSGIGEAVVRRLAGEGHVVVAGARRTDRLAALADSAGGVVEAVRVDVTDRDDVRAFVDSARERHGRVDVLVNNAGVMPLSRLDALLVDEWDRMVDVNLRGLLHGIAAALPVFTEQGGGHFVTTASIGAHQVVPTAAVYSGTKYAAWAITEGLRLESDPSIRVTTLTPGVVTSELADSISDPDAAGGMRTYRAHAIDPDAIARSVSFALAQPEDVDVNEIVVRPARQR; from the coding sequence ATGACCACACAGAAGATCATCTTGGTGACGGGGGCCAGCAGCGGGATCGGGGAGGCGGTGGTGCGCCGGCTCGCGGGCGAGGGGCACGTCGTCGTGGCCGGGGCGCGCCGTACGGACCGGCTCGCCGCGCTGGCCGACAGCGCGGGGGGCGTTGTGGAGGCCGTGCGCGTCGACGTGACCGACCGCGACGACGTCCGGGCGTTCGTCGACTCCGCCCGGGAACGGCACGGCCGGGTGGACGTCCTGGTGAACAACGCGGGCGTGATGCCGCTGTCCCGGCTCGACGCCCTGCTCGTCGACGAGTGGGATCGGATGGTCGACGTGAACCTGCGCGGTCTGCTGCACGGCATCGCCGCGGCTCTGCCGGTGTTCACCGAGCAGGGTGGCGGGCACTTCGTCACGACCGCGAGCATCGGCGCGCACCAGGTCGTCCCGACGGCGGCGGTGTACTCGGGCACGAAGTACGCGGCGTGGGCGATCACCGAGGGCCTCCGCCTGGAGAGCGACCCCTCGATCCGCGTGACCACCCTGACCCCCGGCGTGGTCACGTCCGAGCTCGCGGACTCGATCTCCGATCCGGACGCAGCGGGCGGGATGCGCACCTACCGCGCCCACGCGATCGACCCCGATGCCATCGCCCGCTCGGTGTCCTTCGCCCTCGCCCAGCCCGAGGACGTCGACGTCAACGAGATCGTGGTGCGGCCCGCCCGTCAGCGCTGA
- a CDS encoding Re/Si-specific NAD(P)(+) transhydrogenase subunit alpha has translation MRIGVAAESEPETRVAMSPETVAKVVGLGYAVTVESGAGARAGFTDEAYAEAGADVADGPVWDADVVVRINAPQPDEIGKLREGSVLIAMLAPRFEEERTAALAAQGVTALSMDAVPRISRAQSMDVLSSMANIAGYRAVIEAAHVFGRFFTGQVTAAGKVPPAKVLVAGAGVAGLAAIAAANSLGAVVRATDPRSEVADQVRSLGGEYLAVEVEQEASTDGYAKATSADYDKRAAEIYSEQAADCDIIITTALIPGRPAPKLITASDVASMRPGSVVVDMAASQGGNVEGSVAGEAVVTDHGVTIIGYTDLAARLPAQASQLYGTNVLNLLKLMTPEKDGRLALDLDDTVVRGITIAHAGETLWPPPQVKVSAAPAAQPAAEPVATEPEKPRSPYAGLAAGVVGAVALFAVTALAPAELAGHLTVFVLAIVIGFYVIGNVHHALHTPLMSVTNAISGIIVVGAILQIGTGGDALVIGLAAVAVLLAAINIVGGFAVTRRMLQMFTRS, from the coding sequence ATGCGGATCGGTGTGGCCGCGGAGTCCGAGCCCGAGACGCGCGTGGCGATGAGCCCCGAGACCGTCGCGAAGGTGGTCGGTCTCGGCTACGCCGTCACCGTCGAGTCCGGGGCCGGTGCCCGGGCCGGGTTCACCGACGAGGCCTACGCCGAGGCGGGCGCCGACGTCGCCGACGGTCCCGTCTGGGACGCCGACGTCGTGGTGCGCATCAACGCCCCGCAGCCCGACGAGATCGGCAAGCTGCGCGAGGGCTCCGTGCTGATCGCGATGCTCGCGCCGCGCTTCGAGGAGGAACGCACGGCCGCGCTCGCCGCCCAGGGCGTCACCGCCCTGTCGATGGACGCGGTGCCCCGGATCTCGCGGGCCCAGTCGATGGACGTGCTGTCGTCGATGGCGAACATCGCGGGCTACCGCGCGGTGATCGAGGCGGCCCACGTGTTCGGCCGGTTCTTCACCGGTCAGGTCACCGCCGCGGGCAAGGTCCCGCCGGCGAAGGTGCTCGTGGCCGGGGCGGGCGTCGCCGGGCTCGCCGCCATCGCCGCCGCCAACAGCCTGGGCGCGGTGGTTCGGGCGACCGACCCGCGCTCCGAGGTCGCCGACCAGGTGCGGTCGCTCGGCGGGGAGTACCTGGCCGTCGAGGTGGAGCAGGAGGCGTCCACCGACGGCTACGCCAAGGCGACCTCGGCGGACTACGACAAGCGTGCGGCCGAGATCTACTCCGAGCAGGCCGCGGACTGCGACATCATCATCACCACCGCGCTCATCCCGGGGCGGCCCGCGCCGAAGCTGATCACCGCCTCTGACGTGGCGTCGATGCGCCCGGGCAGCGTGGTCGTCGACATGGCGGCCTCCCAGGGCGGGAACGTGGAGGGGTCGGTGGCCGGCGAGGCCGTCGTCACCGACCACGGCGTGACGATCATCGGCTACACCGACCTCGCCGCCCGGTTGCCCGCGCAGGCGTCGCAGCTCTACGGCACGAACGTGCTGAACCTGCTCAAGCTGATGACCCCGGAGAAGGACGGGCGGCTTGCGCTCGACCTGGACGACACGGTGGTCCGTGGCATCACGATCGCGCACGCGGGGGAAACGCTCTGGCCCCCGCCCCAGGTGAAGGTGAGTGCGGCGCCCGCGGCCCAACCGGCCGCCGAGCCCGTGGCGACGGAGCCGGAGAAGCCACGGTCCCCCTACGCGGGGCTCGCCGCCGGCGTCGTCGGCGCGGTGGCGCTGTTCGCGGTCACGGCACTGGCCCCGGCCGAGCTCGCAGGGCACCTCACGGTGTTCGTGCTGGCGATCGTCATCGGCTTCTACGTCATCGGCAACGTGCACCACGCGCTGCACACGCCGCTGATGTCGGTCACGAACGCGATCTCCGGGATCATCGTCGTCGGCGCGATCCTGCAGATCGGCACCGGCGGCGACGCCCTTGTCATCGGGCTCGCCGCGGTCGCGGTGCTGCTCGCCGCCATCAACATCGTCGGTGGCTTCGCGGTGACGCGCCGCATGCTGCAGATGTTCACGAGGAGCTGA
- the pntB gene encoding Re/Si-specific NAD(P)(+) transhydrogenase subunit beta: MQTWTTAAYLIAAILFVISLAGLSRHETAKSGVLFGITGMTIALVATAVVALGQASGLGVALLLAAVVIGAAIGLWRARVVEMTGMPELIALMHSFVGLAAVLVGWNGFLEVEAGHLVLEGPLLGIHHAEVAVGVFIGAVTFTGSVIAYLKLSAKIKSAPLMLPGKNVLNLGALVAFAVLTVFFVITPQMWILAVLTVLALLLGLHLVASIGGGDMPVVVSMLNSYSGWAAAAAGFLLGNDLLIITGALVGSSGAYLSYIMCKAMNRSFISVIAGGFGATSSAAAAVEGEHREIDADGVAELLANAGSVVITPGYGMAVAQAQYPVAELTRSLRDAGVKVRFGVHPVAGRLPGHMNVLLAEAQVPYDIVLEMDEINDDLAETDVVLVIGANDTVNPAASEDPGSPIAGMPVLRVWDAKDVIVFKRSMATGYAGVQNPLFFRDNTQMLFGDAKERVQDILASIKSLARTG, from the coding sequence GTGCAGACGTGGACCACTGCGGCGTACCTGATCGCCGCGATCCTGTTCGTGATCAGCCTCGCCGGGCTGTCGAGGCACGAGACCGCCAAGTCCGGTGTGCTGTTCGGCATCACCGGCATGACCATCGCCCTGGTCGCCACCGCCGTCGTCGCGCTGGGGCAGGCGTCCGGGCTCGGCGTCGCGCTGCTGCTCGCGGCCGTCGTCATCGGTGCGGCGATCGGGCTCTGGCGGGCACGCGTCGTCGAGATGACGGGCATGCCCGAGCTCATCGCGCTCATGCACAGCTTCGTCGGTCTCGCCGCGGTGCTGGTCGGCTGGAACGGCTTCCTGGAAGTCGAGGCCGGGCACCTGGTGCTGGAGGGACCGCTGCTGGGGATTCACCACGCCGAGGTCGCGGTCGGGGTCTTCATCGGTGCGGTGACCTTCACCGGCTCGGTGATCGCCTACCTGAAGCTGTCGGCGAAGATCAAGTCGGCGCCGCTGATGCTGCCCGGCAAGAACGTCCTCAACCTCGGCGCGCTCGTCGCGTTCGCGGTGCTGACGGTGTTCTTCGTCATCACGCCGCAGATGTGGATCCTGGCCGTGCTCACGGTGCTGGCGCTGCTGCTCGGCCTGCACCTGGTCGCCTCGATCGGCGGCGGTGACATGCCGGTCGTGGTGTCGATGCTGAACTCCTACTCCGGATGGGCCGCCGCGGCGGCGGGCTTCCTGCTCGGCAACGACCTGCTGATCATCACCGGCGCGCTCGTCGGGTCCTCCGGTGCCTACCTGTCCTACATCATGTGCAAGGCGATGAACCGGTCGTTCATCTCGGTCATCGCCGGCGGCTTCGGGGCCACCTCCTCGGCGGCCGCCGCGGTGGAGGGCGAGCACCGCGAGATCGACGCCGACGGCGTCGCCGAGCTGCTCGCGAACGCCGGGAGCGTCGTGATCACCCCCGGCTACGGCATGGCGGTCGCCCAGGCCCAGTACCCGGTGGCGGAGCTGACCCGGTCACTGCGCGACGCCGGCGTGAAGGTGCGCTTCGGTGTCCACCCGGTCGCGGGACGGCTCCCCGGCCACATGAACGTGCTGCTCGCCGAGGCCCAGGTGCCCTACGACATCGTCCTGGAGATGGACGAGATCAACGACGACCTCGCCGAGACCGACGTCGTGCTGGTGATCGGCGCCAACGACACGGTCAACCCGGCCGCGTCGGAGGACCCGGGATCCCCGATCGCCGGGATGCCGGTGCTGCGGGTGTGGGACGCCAAGGACGTGATCGTCTTCAAGCGGTCGATGGCCACCGGCTACGCGGGCGTCCAGAACCCGCTCTTCTTCCGGGACAACACCCAGATGCTGTTCGGCGACGCCAAGGAGCGCGTGCAGGACATCCTCGCCTCGATCAAGAGCCTCGCGAGGACGGGCTGA
- a CDS encoding ATP-binding protein: MPPTLCVELPVEPASAGRSRRETRRWLASLCGTDEQCPTVQDLVLAVNEAVSNCIEHAYGAAGSEAAATVLLHGEAEGYRVRMEVSDRGCWRDPPTDPGHRGRGIGMIEAVAEDVRVEPGPDGTTVTFRGRIGRCPGLCTPAS; this comes from the coding sequence ATGCCCCCGACTTTGTGTGTCGAGCTGCCCGTCGAACCCGCGTCGGCAGGTCGCTCCCGCCGGGAGACCCGCAGGTGGCTCGCGTCGCTGTGCGGGACCGACGAGCAGTGCCCGACCGTGCAGGACCTCGTCCTCGCGGTGAACGAGGCCGTGTCCAACTGCATCGAGCACGCCTACGGGGCCGCCGGCTCGGAGGCCGCCGCGACGGTCCTGCTGCACGGCGAGGCCGAGGGATACCGGGTGCGGATGGAGGTCAGCGACCGCGGGTGCTGGCGCGACCCGCCCACCGACCCCGGCCACCGTGGACGGGGCATCGGGATGATCGAGGCGGTCGCGGAGGACGTGCGGGTGGAGCCGGGTCCGGACGGGACCACCGTCACGTTCCGGGGCCGGATCGGCCGCTGCCCGGGGCTGTGCACCCCCGCGTCCTGA